Proteins found in one Kiritimatiellia bacterium genomic segment:
- the hisD gene encoding histidinol dehydrogenase: MSAEESINIQTAKWAPDNQPECVLAFLKRPAIDRKAEESAREILNAVRQEGDGAVIRFAREYDACHLTAGSLRVSPREMNEAREKTGNTFIAAVREAHRRIMAFARAGMKKNWFMPSPKGGMLGEQFAPLERVGIYIPGGQAPLVSTALMTATLAKAAGVPEIAACSPVGSPSQMNPFLLVALEMAGATEIYKIGGVPAIGALAYGTQTIGKVQKIVGPGGQYVTAAKRLVYGEVALDLVAGPSEIAIMADDSAPPEAVAADLLSQAEHGTGFEKTLLVTPSERLVSAVRDEIMQQINYLGRRAAIGKVLANGTMLVTVNTLDAGMELCNRFAPEHLEIMVREPRNWLKKVRNAGAVFIGPYSPECAGDYAAGPSHVLPTGGTAAMFSGLTADDFLKRTSVIAFTRADLLNTLEIIKTVGGAENMDAHVNSALIRFK; the protein is encoded by the coding sequence ATGTCAGCGGAAGAATCAATAAACATTCAAACCGCCAAATGGGCGCCGGATAACCAGCCGGAATGCGTCCTCGCCTTTCTCAAACGGCCGGCCATTGACCGCAAAGCGGAGGAATCGGCGCGGGAAATCCTGAATGCCGTCCGGCAGGAAGGCGACGGGGCCGTGATCCGTTTTGCGCGCGAATATGACGCCTGCCATCTCACCGCCGGCTCCCTGCGGGTCAGCCCGCGGGAAATGAATGAAGCCCGCGAAAAAACGGGCAACACCTTTATCGCGGCGGTCCGCGAAGCGCACCGGCGGATCATGGCCTTCGCCAGGGCCGGAATGAAAAAAAACTGGTTCATGCCTTCGCCGAAAGGCGGCATGCTGGGCGAACAATTCGCGCCTCTGGAACGGGTCGGCATTTACATTCCCGGCGGACAGGCCCCTCTCGTGTCCACGGCTTTGATGACAGCCACCCTGGCAAAAGCGGCCGGCGTGCCCGAGATTGCCGCCTGTTCGCCCGTCGGCTCCCCGTCCCAAATGAATCCTTTCCTGCTGGTGGCGCTGGAAATGGCCGGGGCAACCGAAATCTACAAGATCGGCGGCGTTCCGGCGATCGGCGCCTTGGCGTACGGCACACAGACCATCGGCAAAGTCCAGAAAATAGTCGGACCAGGCGGCCAATACGTTACCGCCGCCAAGCGCCTGGTCTATGGGGAAGTGGCCCTTGATCTTGTGGCCGGTCCAAGCGAAATCGCGATTATGGCTGATGATTCCGCGCCGCCGGAAGCCGTGGCCGCCGACTTGCTTTCCCAGGCCGAGCACGGCACGGGTTTTGAAAAAACACTGCTGGTTACACCGTCGGAAAGGCTTGTCTCCGCCGTCCGCGATGAAATCATGCAACAGATAAATTATCTGGGCCGGCGCGCCGCCATCGGGAAAGTGCTCGCGAACGGGACCATGCTGGTTACGGTCAACACGCTTGACGCGGGCATGGAGCTGTGCAATCGTTTTGCGCCGGAACACCTTGAAATCATGGTCCGGGAGCCGCGCAACTGGCTTAAAAAAGTGCGGAACGCCGGCGCGGTGTTTATCGGCCCGTATTCCCCTGAATGCGCGGGCGACTATGCCGCCGGTCCCAGCCACGTTTTACCGACCGGCGGCACGGCGGCAATGTTCTCGGGGCTGACCGCCGACGATTTTCTTAAACGCACCAGCGTAATAGCCTTCACCCGGGCCGACCTCCTTAACACGCTGGAAATCATAAAAACCGTCGGCGGCGCCGAAAACATGGATGCCCACGTCAATTCCGCCCTGATCCGATTCAAATAA